The Candidatus Poribacteria bacterium nucleotide sequence CAAGATATACCCGTAGCGTTGCCAATCCGGATGCGGTGGCAAAGCCGAGTTCGTTCCATTGTCGATGTGGTATCCTTGCCACGGGTGTTCGCTATGACGGCTATCGGTGAGCCCCTCTCGGAGGAAAATCTGCCCGTAGCTGAGCCGAATCTCTTCTGCCCCTAACAGTTGCTGCGCGATTCCCAAGTATGCCGCATTTTCAAGGAGTTTATCTACGGCTTCCAAACCTGTCGGAAAATGCAGTGCCTTTCCGAAGGGACCGGCGAGCCGTTGCATATCACTGTTCTTCTCATAAGCACTTTTCAGGGCATCCGGCTGCGGGTCCCATTTCGCGCGATATTCGGCGTAGGTCAACCCATCGTAGGCGTTCCGTTCGATCGCTTCGAGTGCCGGGGCAGTCTCTTCCTCTGAAAACACATTCGGCACTACAAGCGTTCCATCTTGTTTCCATGCTGTCAGTTGTTCCGTCGTCAGCTGCATGAAGGTCACCTCCGTGTGAATGTTTCCCATTTATCCTCTTGAACGGTTTCGCTATCTGCCTGTTGTTGGATTGTCTGCCACCATTCCTGATTGTCTATGTACCACTGAATCGTCTCACGCATTCCGACTTCAAAGGGGATTTTCGGTTGCCATCCGATGTCGCGAGCAATCTTCCCGGAGTCTAACAGATACCGACAATCGTGTCCGGGTCGGTCGGGAACATAAGTTTTTAATGCCTGCGGTTTGCCGAGGGTGTCT carries:
- a CDS encoding phytanoyl-CoA dioxygenase family protein; this translates as MGNIHTEVTFMQLTTEQLTAWKQDGTLVVPNVFSEEETAPALEAIERNAYDGLTYAEYRAKWDPQPDALKSAYEKNSDMQRLAGPFGKALHFPTGLEAVDKLLENAAYLGIAQQLLGAEEIRLSYGQIFLREGLTDSRHSEHPWQGYHIDNGTNSALPPHPDWQRYGYILSGIILHDIELDGAPMLVCPGSQNQLDTIWAKYPGRSGGVGIPDLREFKGELAEPIPVTAKAGSVAFRSSYLVHAAQPFENKSKQRAWMGYHFHRADNADWCKTTRPVPGWGSPQYMKFVARTTPAARRVLGWPALGDAYYTPEALARLAQAYPGIDLEPYKK